Part of the Arthrobacter globiformis genome is shown below.
TGAGGCGCTGTCGCTCGTCGAAGCCGGAGTATGCGACGCGGAGACGATCGACCTCGTGGTCCGCAACAGCTTTGGGCTGCGACTGCCGGTCATGGGACCGATGGAAAATGCCGACTATGTGGGGCTGGACCTGACGGCAGCCGTGCACAACTACCTCTTTCCTACCCTGAACAATGACTCTAAGGCTTCTCTCGTGGTGACGGCATTGATCGAAGCCGGTCACCTCGGCGCCAAGACTGGATCCGGGCTGCTGCAGTGGGACAGTAACGCCCGGGCTGCCGCCGCAGAACGCTTGGAGCAGCATCTGCTTAAGCCCGTCTCCGGACCGAGCTAGGGCACTGCCTCTTGTTTTCGCCGCCGCGCTCTGCCCGGCGGCGCTTTCTCCTAACCGATTTTCTTCGTTGAAAGGTGACCTCGACCTATGGTCCACGTACTTCCGCCGGTCACACAACCGGCTCCGCTCTGGACGCCGGACCCGGCCACCGCTGGGCAGTCCACGCTTGCCAGCTTTACCGATTTCGTGAACGACCGCTATCAGGTGGGTTTCGCAGACCCATTGGATTACGACGCGCTGTGGAGGTGGTCCACGAATAACATCGAACAGTTTTGGGAGGCGGTTTGGAAGTTTTTCAAGATCGACTCTGCCACTGAATACACGTCTGTGCTGACCGCGCAGAGAATGCCAGGGGCTGAATGGTTTCCCGGGTCAACCGTGAACTTCGCCCAGCATGCTCTGACCAATGGGCACGACAGTAAAGATGCACTGGTCTGTATCAAAGAGGATGGTCGCAAGGAAAGCGTGACCTGGGATGAGCTGCGCGTGCGTGTCGGAGCCTTGGCACATACGCTGCGAACTCTCGGAGTCAGCCGGGGCGACCGGGTCGTCGGTTATCTGCCTCCTGGCCAGCACGCCGTGATTGGGCTATTAGCCACGGCATCCATAGGAGCGATTTGGGCACAATGCGCGCAGGATTTCGCCGCCACCGCTGTAATAGACCGGTTTGAGCAGCTTGGGCCTGTCGTGCTGCTCGCCGCAGATGGGTACTCCTACAACGGAAGAACGTACGACCGGCGGGAAGAAGTCGAAAAAGTTCGTGCTGGTTTGACTTCGGTCCGCCACACGATTGTAGTGGATCACCTTCTTCCGGGGGCGTTCGATGGCTCCTTGACCGGTTCGTCGATGATCGGCTGGGAACAGGCGGTCGCGAATGCTGCCCGGCTGCGGTTCGAGAAGGTGCCCTTCGACCAGCCGCTGTGGGTATTGTTCTCCTCTGGGACGACCGGCCTTCCCAAAGGAATCGTCCACAGCCACGGGGGCGTCATGCTGGGCCTGCTGTCACTGACCGGCCTTCATATGGACCTGCGGGCCGACGACACGCTGTTCTGGTATACGTCCACGAACTGGATGATGTGGAACGTGGTGGTTTCGTCGTTACTCACGGGAGCTACGGCCGTGATCTACGACGGCAGCCCGACCTATCCGGACTGCAACCGGCTGTGGCAAATCGCCGACCAGTTCAACGTCACCTTCATGGGCACAAGCCCCGGACACCTCCAGGCCTCCGCCCGAGCCAACGTCGAGCCGGGCGCCGACTTCGATCTCAGCCAGCTGCGCACTATCGGATCGACGGGATCAACCCTTCCCGCGAGTTGCTACCACTGGGTGCACGAACATGTCGGAGCCCACATCCAACTCTCGTCGACGACTGGCGGAACCGATGCAGTCACCGCTTTTGCCTGCAGCGCCCCCACGACCCCGGTATGGCCCGGGGAACTGAGCGCCCGAAGCCTTGGCGTGGCCCTTGAGTCATGGAATAGCTCAGGGACTCCTGTCATCGGCGAAGTTGGGGAACTTATTATCACCAAACCCATTCCGTCCATGCCGGTGTTCTTCTGGAACGACCGAAGCGGGGAACGGTACCGGGACGCTTATTTCGCTACATTCCCGGGGGTATGGCGGCACGGTGACTGGGTCACTGTCACCGA
Proteins encoded:
- a CDS encoding 3-hydroxyacyl-CoA dehydrogenase family protein, giving the protein MDLVVRNSFGLRLPVMGPMENADYVGLDLTAAVHNYLFPTLNNDSKASLVVTALIEAGHLGAKTGSGLLQWDSNARAAAAERLEQHLLKPVSGPS
- a CDS encoding acetoacetate--CoA ligase — encoded protein: MVHVLPPVTQPAPLWTPDPATAGQSTLASFTDFVNDRYQVGFADPLDYDALWRWSTNNIEQFWEAVWKFFKIDSATEYTSVLTAQRMPGAEWFPGSTVNFAQHALTNGHDSKDALVCIKEDGRKESVTWDELRVRVGALAHTLRTLGVSRGDRVVGYLPPGQHAVIGLLATASIGAIWAQCAQDFAATAVIDRFEQLGPVVLLAADGYSYNGRTYDRREEVEKVRAGLTSVRHTIVVDHLLPGAFDGSLTGSSMIGWEQAVANAARLRFEKVPFDQPLWVLFSSGTTGLPKGIVHSHGGVMLGLLSLTGLHMDLRADDTLFWYTSTNWMMWNVVVSSLLTGATAVIYDGSPTYPDCNRLWQIADQFNVTFMGTSPGHLQASARANVEPGADFDLSQLRTIGSTGSTLPASCYHWVHEHVGAHIQLSSTTGGTDAVTAFACSAPTTPVWPGELSARSLGVALESWNSSGTPVIGEVGELIITKPIPSMPVFFWNDRSGERYRDAYFATFPGVWRHGDWVTVTDYGSVIMHGRSDSTLNRHGVRLGSSEIYQAVEKLPQIQDSLIVGVDENEGGYWMPLFVVLSPDADLDDDLRETIITSIRTNASPRHTPDEIIAVPSLPHTRTGKKIEVPVKRILQGADRDHVLSLDAIDDPLSVTQFVEIARTRRAARLQMP